In the Limanda limanda chromosome 10, fLimLim1.1, whole genome shotgun sequence genome, one interval contains:
- the ran gene encoding GTP-binding nuclear protein Ran — protein MADSMAQCVAVFKLVLVGDGGTGKTTFVKRHITGEFEKKYVATLGVEVHPLMFHTNRGAIKYNVWDTAGQEKFGGLRDGYYIQAQCAIIMFDVTSRVTYKNVPNWHRDLVRVCENIPIVLCGNKVDIKDRKVKAKSIVFHRKKNLQYYDISAKSNYNFEKPFLWLARKLIGDPNLEFVAMPALAPPEVHMDPTLAAKYEHELQVASETALPDDEDDL, from the exons ATGGCGGACTCAATGGCTCAGTGTGTGGCGGTGTTCAAG CTCGTGTTAGTAGGAGATGGAGGCACCGGGAAAACCACTTTTGTGAAGAGACACATCACAGGAGAGTTTGAGAAGAAATATGTCG CTACTCTGGGAGTAGAGGTGCACCCACTGATGTTCCACACCAACAGAGGAGCCATCAAGTACAATGTGTGGGACACAGCTGGTCAAGAGAAGTTTGGAGGCCTGAGAGATGGATACTACATTCAAG CTCAGTGCGCTATCATCATGTTTGACGTCACCTCTCGAGTCACTTATAAGAACGTGCCAAACTGGCATCGTGACTTGGTCCGTGTATGTGAGAACATTCCCATCGTCCTTTGTGGCAACAAGGTTGACATAAAAGACAGGAAAGTCAAAGCCAAGAGCATCGTGTTTCACCGCAAGAAGAACCTGCAG TACTACGACATTTCGGCCAAGAGTAACTACAACTTCGAGAAACCTTTCCTGTGGCTAGCAAGGAAGTTGATCGGTGACCCCAACCTGGAATTTGTGGCCATGCCTGCCCTCGCTCCTCCAGAGGTTCACATGGACCCAACATTAGCTGCGAAGTACGAGCATGAGCTTCAA GTTGCATCAGAAACAGCATTGCCAGATGACGAAGATGACCTCTAA